One genomic window of Methanosalsum zhilinae DSM 4017 includes the following:
- a CDS encoding GTP-binding protein produces MRVLIIGGFLGSGKTTTVLKLGKYLNKLGHRVAIIVNEIGEVGVDGEVISKYGFDTTELTSGCICCSLKRDMKFTVSKLRNTYNPDFLLIEPTGIAFPHVIRNEIMLMDIPDVKFAPLVTLIDGSRFKHLLKEVKHFSQRQIIDAEILVINKRDLIDPIELPIIKESVHQLNPDARVMALSAKEEDEDFREFIEMLFEDQKMQLEAISELSSEELDSIACSGIATYAREFVIDEGIDDLRADEMAESIIMTIKARVEALNPEFVGHIKIYLNTGNEVIKASVTAYYESPQIEVIEPQDGPSSSKLNILSAISNISSEKLIEIVESSIKEIFEEKGIHIKQLHTHDHDH; encoded by the coding sequence ATGAGAGTTCTGATAATTGGTGGATTTCTGGGAAGCGGTAAAACAACGACAGTACTCAAGCTTGGAAAGTATCTCAACAAGCTGGGACATCGTGTGGCTATCATCGTAAATGAGATCGGAGAGGTTGGTGTAGATGGCGAGGTGATTTCAAAGTATGGCTTTGATACTACTGAACTGACCAGTGGCTGTATATGCTGCAGTCTGAAAAGAGATATGAAATTCACGGTATCAAAGCTTCGAAATACCTATAATCCTGATTTTCTTTTGATCGAGCCAACAGGTATTGCATTTCCTCATGTTATCAGAAATGAGATCATGCTAATGGATATACCTGATGTAAAATTTGCTCCCCTTGTAACACTGATAGATGGCAGCAGGTTCAAACATCTTCTAAAAGAAGTAAAACACTTTTCCCAGCGCCAGATCATCGATGCCGAAATACTGGTGATCAATAAGAGGGACCTGATAGATCCAATAGAACTACCAATAATCAAAGAATCGGTTCATCAGCTCAATCCAGATGCAAGAGTAATGGCACTTTCTGCAAAAGAGGAAGATGAGGATTTCAGAGAATTTATAGAAATGCTGTTTGAAGACCAGAAAATGCAGCTTGAGGCTATAAGTGAGCTGTCCAGTGAAGAGCTGGATTCAATTGCATGTTCTGGTATTGCTACCTATGCCCGTGAATTTGTGATAGATGAAGGAATTGATGACCTGAGAGCAGATGAAATGGCTGAGAGCATTATAATGACAATCAAGGCCAGGGTAGAGGCTCTGAATCCTGAATTTGTGGGCCACATAAAAATCTATCTAAATACCGGTAATGAGGTAATAAAGGCAAGTGTTACCGCTTATTATGAATCTCCCCAGATAGAGGTGATAGAACCCCAAGACGGGCCTTCTTCTTCAAAACTTAACATCCTGTCTGCAATTTCGAATATCTCTTCTGAGAAACTTATAGAAATCGTTGAATCATCAATAAAAGAAATATTTGAAGAAAAGGGAATACATATTAAACAGCTACATACACATGATCACGATCATTAG
- a CDS encoding methylamine methyltransferase corrinoid protein reductive activase — MKQGIAIDLGTSGFRAQRIDLESGNIGKTVISLRNPLPGANVMDHLDFAVNYGQDIAHELVINAFKNISDMLRTDQSSIDRIAVCGNPIQLSLFQGIPVEDLAYAGERKKKKLNIKEQERKAAIISSSDIPGLEDFGDCQVMIPPAIKHEVGADALALIVKSGMLDSDDISIATDYGTNAEMALKVDNVIYTGSAAAGPALEGQQIRDGILASPNAISDVKFENDSLRNYVLDDELTAVEGDLVDPKSGEVVQKGDIRAKGITGTGVIALIEQSMGKGLIQLPRINTTDKILHLQDNIRFSEKDLIEAGRAIGAIRAGHITLCNVAGIEMQDIKTAYMSGAAGTYMDAVKAHRIGMIPFGVNDVYQIGNTSLTLAREILLSEDRLWELQDISQKIVGNHVMFAMDKAFQDTYVLELAYWGEGMPFKMFKKYLKKKNLSNLDEPAKAPQVSKLVERDIADLGDEGLSVIERVGTYLTMKIEDCEECRKCILVCPNDAIEMDEEGVVLIRTDLCDGSNCQKCIRACPPEKFRWENLVVAKV; from the coding sequence ATGAAACAGGGAATTGCAATTGATCTTGGAACCAGCGGGTTCAGGGCACAGAGAATTGATCTGGAGAGTGGGAATATTGGAAAGACTGTAATTTCTCTAAGAAACCCTCTTCCGGGTGCAAATGTGATGGATCACCTTGATTTTGCGGTAAACTACGGACAGGACATAGCTCATGAGCTGGTTATAAACGCCTTTAAAAACATATCTGATATGCTCAGGACAGACCAGAGTTCAATTGATCGTATTGCAGTATGTGGTAACCCTATCCAGTTATCATTATTCCAGGGAATTCCTGTTGAAGACCTTGCATATGCAGGTGAGAGAAAGAAGAAAAAACTCAATATAAAGGAGCAGGAGAGAAAAGCTGCTATTATAAGTTCCAGTGATATACCGGGTCTTGAAGATTTCGGGGATTGTCAGGTTATGATTCCTCCTGCAATAAAGCATGAGGTCGGAGCCGATGCCCTGGCCCTGATTGTAAAATCCGGAATGCTTGACAGTGATGATATATCAATAGCCACGGATTATGGTACAAATGCAGAAATGGCCCTGAAGGTGGACAATGTAATCTATACTGGCTCAGCTGCTGCAGGCCCTGCACTTGAGGGCCAGCAGATACGGGATGGTATACTGGCATCACCAAATGCAATATCTGATGTGAAATTCGAAAATGATTCTCTTCGCAACTACGTTCTGGACGATGAACTGACTGCTGTAGAAGGGGACCTTGTTGATCCAAAAAGCGGTGAGGTTGTCCAGAAAGGGGATATAAGGGCAAAGGGGATCACCGGAACAGGTGTTATTGCCCTGATTGAACAATCCATGGGGAAAGGGTTGATACAGCTGCCAAGGATCAACACCACTGATAAGATCCTACATTTGCAGGACAATATCCGCTTTTCAGAAAAAGACCTTATAGAAGCCGGAAGGGCCATAGGAGCCATAAGGGCAGGTCACATCACCCTATGCAATGTTGCAGGTATCGAAATGCAGGATATCAAAACTGCATATATGTCCGGGGCAGCGGGTACTTATATGGATGCAGTAAAGGCTCACAGGATAGGAATGATCCCCTTTGGAGTGAATGATGTATATCAGATAGGAAATACGTCCCTGACCCTTGCACGGGAAATACTTCTATCAGAGGACCGACTGTGGGAACTGCAGGATATATCTCAAAAGATAGTCGGAAATCATGTGATGTTTGCAATGGATAAGGCATTCCAGGATACCTATGTCCTTGAGCTTGCATACTGGGGTGAAGGTATGCCCTTTAAGATGTTCAAGAAATATCTGAAAAAGAAGAACCTTTCAAATCTGGATGAACCTGCAAAAGCTCCTCAGGTTTCAAAACTTGTTGAGAGGGACATTGCAGATCTTGGAGATGAAGGCCTTTCAGTTATCGAAAGGGTTGGTACCTATCTTACCATGAAGATCGAAGATTGCGAGGAATGTCGTAAATGTATCCTGGTCTGTCCAAACGATGCCATTGAGATGGATGAGGAGGGAGTTGTACTTATAAGAACAGACTTGTGTGATGGTTCAAACTGTCAGAAATGTATACGTGCCTGTCCTCCTGAGAAGTTTAGGTGGGAGAATCTGGTGGTTGCAAAAGTTTAA
- the mtaA gene encoding methylcobamide:CoM methyltransferase MtaA gives MTDLNLKERLLNALQAKPVDKAPAVSVTQTAIVELMDATDAAWPEAHSDPEKMAKLALASHEIAGLEAVRYPYCLTVLAEAMGCGVNMGTKNRQPSITDHPYTRGTDDLKMPDNLLETGRIPAVFEAAKIARDRVGENVPLIAGMEGPVTLASDLCSVSKFMKWSIKKPDDFEAILDFATDACIEYANGLVKNGADVICVADPVASPDLMNPNDFKTRLKPRLEKFAESVNSATVLHVCGNVTPILDMMADCKFEALSIEEKVADVKAAKDTVGDRVTLVGNVSSPFSLLSGTPEKVREDVRKALDGGIDVVAPGCGIAPNTPLDNVKALVEGRDEYYK, from the coding sequence ATGACTGATTTAAATCTTAAAGAAAGACTGTTGAATGCATTACAGGCAAAACCTGTAGATAAAGCACCTGCGGTTTCAGTTACACAGACCGCTATAGTAGAATTGATGGATGCAACAGATGCTGCATGGCCTGAGGCACACAGTGACCCTGAAAAAATGGCAAAGCTTGCACTTGCCTCTCATGAGATTGCAGGACTTGAGGCAGTGCGTTATCCCTACTGTCTTACAGTACTTGCTGAAGCTATGGGGTGCGGGGTGAACATGGGCACAAAGAACAGACAGCCATCGATTACAGATCATCCATATACACGCGGGACAGATGATCTGAAAATGCCTGACAATCTCCTGGAAACTGGCAGGATACCTGCAGTTTTTGAGGCTGCAAAGATAGCCAGAGACAGGGTAGGTGAAAATGTACCACTGATTGCCGGTATGGAAGGACCAGTGACTCTTGCTTCTGATCTTTGCAGTGTGAGCAAGTTCATGAAATGGTCAATAAAAAAACCTGATGATTTTGAAGCTATACTTGATTTTGCTACAGATGCATGCATTGAATATGCAAATGGTCTTGTCAAAAACGGAGCAGATGTTATATGTGTTGCAGATCCGGTAGCTTCACCTGACCTTATGAACCCCAATGATTTCAAGACCAGACTCAAACCAAGACTTGAAAAATTCGCAGAGAGTGTAAATTCTGCCACTGTTCTGCATGTCTGTGGTAATGTGACCCCTATACTGGATATGATGGCAGACTGTAAATTTGAGGCTCTAAGTATTGAGGAGAAGGTTGCTGATGTAAAGGCTGCAAAGGACACCGTTGGTGATCGGGTGACACTGGTGGGTAATGTATCAAGTCCGTTCTCACTGCTTAGCGGTACCCCCGAGAAAGTGCGGGAGGATGTCAGAAAGGCCCTGGATGGTGGAATAGATGTAGTCGCTCCAGGATGTGGTATCGCTCCAAATACTCCGCTTGATAATGTAAAGGCACTTGTTGAGGGGAGGGATGAGTACTATAAATAA
- a CDS encoding class I tRNA ligase family protein, with the protein MHISGDQTITLKIYNSLTGRKDNFQPLNGNTVEMFTCGPSIYRIPHLGNYRTLLLADVLAEYLKYRGFSTIHALNFTDIEDKAIKEAESNNMAMLELVDYVADRTLNEMETIGVKPTYNPRSSKSIDAAVEIIEGLLNKGYAYWYKGNVYFRLERFAEYGKLAGIKKSEIPEQKKRFHRDTYPGNPRNIGDFILWHGYRKNDNVYWDTPIGRGRPSWNVQDSAMILKTMGSSIDIMCGGEDSLARHHDYNIAVMESYTDKKMARYWIHCSHLLAGGKKMSKSRDNIILLEDLLKNGYTPEEIRFFLIYGHYRQKLNFTYKNIDKSSEKLKSAHEMIRKIQAITENKGRQVHRTQKEDEIETAFIQMMDDDLNVGEGFDTIFRKLSQIRKSGYNISVREAGELIDSVQKIDQVLKIGLLDIRQ; encoded by the coding sequence ATGCATATTTCAGGAGATCAGACCATAACACTCAAAATATACAATAGCCTCACCGGCAGAAAAGATAATTTCCAGCCATTAAATGGCAATACAGTGGAAATGTTTACCTGTGGACCTTCAATATACAGGATTCCACATCTGGGCAATTACAGAACACTGCTGCTGGCAGATGTTCTGGCAGAGTATCTTAAATACCGGGGATTTAGTACCATACATGCACTCAACTTTACTGATATCGAAGATAAAGCCATCAAAGAAGCAGAAAGCAATAACATGGCAATGTTAGAACTTGTTGACTATGTTGCCGATAGAACCCTAAATGAAATGGAAACCATCGGAGTCAAGCCAACCTATAACCCCAGATCCTCAAAAAGCATAGATGCTGCAGTAGAGATTATTGAGGGATTGCTCAATAAAGGATATGCATACTGGTATAAAGGCAATGTGTATTTCAGGCTGGAAAGGTTTGCTGAATACGGTAAACTTGCGGGTATAAAAAAATCTGAAATTCCTGAACAGAAAAAAAGATTTCACAGGGATACCTATCCAGGCAATCCCCGAAATATCGGGGATTTTATTCTCTGGCATGGATACAGAAAAAACGATAACGTTTACTGGGATACACCGATAGGAAGAGGAAGACCATCATGGAATGTCCAGGACTCTGCAATGATACTGAAAACAATGGGTTCTTCAATCGACATAATGTGTGGTGGAGAGGACAGCCTGGCAAGACATCATGATTACAATATAGCAGTTATGGAATCATATACTGATAAGAAAATGGCCCGATACTGGATACATTGCAGTCATCTTCTGGCTGGTGGAAAAAAAATGTCAAAAAGCAGAGATAATATTATTCTTCTGGAAGATCTGCTCAAAAATGGATATACGCCTGAGGAAATAAGATTCTTCCTTATATATGGCCACTACAGGCAAAAACTCAATTTCACATACAAAAATATAGATAAGTCCAGTGAAAAACTCAAATCTGCACATGAGATGATCAGGAAGATACAAGCCATCACAGAAAATAAAGGAAGACAGGTTCATAGAACTCAGAAAGAAGACGAAATTGAAACTGCTTTCATTCAGATGATGGATGATGATCTGAATGTAGGGGAAGGTTTTGATACTATCTTCAGAAAACTTTCACAGATCAGGAAATCGGGATACAATATCAGTGTCAGGGAGGCTGGGGAACTTATCGATTCTGTACAAAAAATTGATCAGGTGCTCAAGATAGGTCTCTTAGATATTAGACAATAA
- a CDS encoding ABC transporter permease — protein sequence MRYFQLPDISYRVFKVWLRNWDVFRKTIKLNVIPPFLEPIMYLLALGFGLGVFVDEIEGVSYAQYIAPALISVSIMYSSFFECTYASYVRMYFQKTFDAIIATPLNIDEVIVGELIWGATRSFISATIMLPVLAAFGLIDLPASLLIIPLAFLAGLLFAGIAMCFTAIAPNIVSLTYPATLFITPMFLFSGTFFPLDLLPVPVQYFALIFLPLTHLVIIARSLTFGVADMSLLLNLGWIIIVTVIFFVLSINLMKRRLIV from the coding sequence ATGCGATATTTTCAGCTGCCTGACATAAGCTATCGTGTGTTCAAGGTCTGGCTCAGGAACTGGGATGTTTTCAGGAAAACAATAAAATTGAATGTAATTCCACCGTTTCTGGAACCTATAATGTACCTGCTTGCACTGGGATTTGGCCTTGGGGTATTTGTTGATGAAATTGAAGGTGTGTCCTATGCCCAGTACATTGCTCCTGCCCTGATCTCAGTATCTATAATGTATTCCTCGTTTTTTGAATGTACATATGCTTCCTATGTGAGAATGTATTTTCAGAAGACTTTTGATGCAATTATAGCCACTCCACTTAACATTGATGAGGTGATTGTGGGTGAACTTATCTGGGGTGCCACACGAAGTTTCATCAGTGCCACCATCATGCTGCCTGTACTTGCAGCATTTGGTCTGATCGATCTTCCTGCATCATTGCTGATCATTCCCCTGGCCTTTCTGGCAGGACTGCTTTTTGCAGGTATTGCCATGTGCTTTACTGCAATTGCTCCAAATATTGTATCGCTTACATATCCGGCAACACTGTTCATAACCCCCATGTTCCTCTTTAGCGGTACCTTCTTTCCCCTGGACCTTTTACCTGTACCGGTTCAGTATTTTGCACTGATATTTCTACCACTTACGCATCTGGTGATCATTGCAAGATCACTGACTTTTGGAGTAGCTGATATGTCTCTTCTTTTAAATCTGGGATGGATCATTATAGTGACTGTGATATTTTTCGTTCTGTCGATAAATCTCATGAAAAGAAGACTTATTGTCTAA
- a CDS encoding ABC transporter ATP-binding protein, with protein MSSVIVAQKLIKKFDSFIAVDQIDFTVEEGEIYGFLGPNGAGKTTVMKMIQCVSPKTSGRLEVMGLDVESNERKIKHKMGVVPQENNLDPDFTVYENLLVYSRYFDIPPQEAEKRINELLDFVHLQDRKDTMTESLSGGMKRRLILARSLINNPSLLVLDEPTVGLDPQARHILWDRIMGLKHRKVTIVLTTHYLEEASYLCDRLVIMDHGKILIEGKPKEIVNEHIGTDILELNYDPQALKCLNKNGMSFDIAGEMIHVYTNDPEKVMKQIMGQCSLSRITARQATLEDVFLKITGRKLRE; from the coding sequence ATATCTTCTGTAATTGTTGCTCAAAAGCTGATTAAAAAATTTGATAGTTTTATAGCTGTCGATCAGATAGATTTCACTGTTGAGGAAGGGGAAATATATGGCTTTCTGGGGCCAAACGGAGCAGGTAAAACCACTGTTATGAAAATGATCCAGTGCGTATCTCCTAAGACATCCGGCAGACTGGAGGTAATGGGGTTGGATGTGGAATCAAATGAAAGGAAGATAAAACATAAGATGGGTGTTGTTCCCCAGGAAAACAATCTGGATCCGGATTTTACTGTATATGAAAACCTGCTGGTTTATTCAAGGTATTTTGATATTCCACCACAAGAAGCTGAAAAGAGAATCAATGAATTGCTGGATTTTGTTCATCTCCAGGACAGGAAGGATACAATGACAGAAAGCCTTTCAGGTGGAATGAAAAGGCGTCTGATTCTTGCAAGATCTCTGATAAATAATCCATCACTGCTGGTGCTGGACGAACCTACTGTTGGCCTGGATCCCCAGGCACGGCATATATTATGGGACAGGATAATGGGCCTTAAACATAGAAAAGTTACAATTGTTCTTACCACCCATTATCTGGAAGAAGCATCATATCTGTGTGACAGACTGGTAATAATGGATCATGGAAAGATCCTGATCGAAGGAAAACCTAAGGAAATTGTGAATGAGCATATAGGAACTGATATACTTGAACTGAATTATGATCCCCAGGCTCTGAAATGCCTCAATAAAAATGGCATGTCATTTGATATAGCAGGGGAGATGATACATGTTTATACCAATGATCCTGAAAAGGTTATGAAGCAGATCATGGGTCAGTGTTCTTTGAGCAGGATAACTGCCCGTCAGGCAACCCTGGAGGATGTATTCTTAAAGATTACAGGAAGAAAACTCAGGGAGTGA
- a CDS encoding ferredoxin-thioredoxin reductase catalytic domain-containing protein, which yields MSIRERKKKLRELFQRIIDPLGYKFNPDEELVDFLLEQEVKIEQKMGAPFCPCQALPESREERMKLVCPCIPYHRKHFDAMKTCWCQLYVHKDVTDPEKLEQVPFHEIE from the coding sequence ATGAGTATCCGGGAACGTAAAAAGAAACTGAGAGAATTGTTCCAGAGAATCATTGATCCACTGGGCTATAAATTCAACCCGGATGAAGAACTTGTTGATTTTTTACTGGAGCAGGAAGTAAAAATTGAGCAGAAGATGGGAGCACCTTTCTGTCCATGTCAGGCACTACCGGAATCAAGGGAGGAGAGGATGAAACTTGTCTGTCCCTGCATACCCTATCATCGCAAGCACTTTGATGCTATGAAGACCTGCTGGTGCCAACTTTATGTACATAAGGATGTTACAGACCCTGAAAAGCTGGAACAGGTCCCGTTCCATGAGATTGAATAA
- a CDS encoding glutaredoxin family protein, producing the protein MKKVFMYTLSTCPWCKKAKEFFEEKNIPYEYVDYDLEDKESRKEILSDMKNSGGTTATPFVKIGDEVVVGYNPKKYAQLLGLEEEVE; encoded by the coding sequence GTGAAAAAAGTATTTATGTATACCTTAAGTACCTGTCCATGGTGTAAAAAGGCAAAGGAATTCTTTGAGGAGAAAAATATTCCTTATGAATATGTGGATTATGACCTGGAAGATAAGGAAAGCCGTAAAGAGATACTCAGTGATATGAAAAATTCAGGTGGCACGACTGCAACTCCTTTTGTGAAAATTGGAGATGAGGTTGTGGTTGGTTACAATCCCAAAAAATATGCACAGCTTCTTGGCCTGGAGGAAGAGGTTGAATGA
- a CDS encoding Rieske (2Fe-2S) protein: MDIKGVQVISAGSWVYVMDEKDLKEESPVSVSVNRTSIMLVKKSGKIYAVSNKCAHMECPLSRGTLDGYTIKCPCHDWIFDIRTGEFLVAKEIKIPVFRCMVSNQKIMIDMEGVKL; encoded by the coding sequence ATGGATATAAAGGGGGTGCAGGTAATATCTGCAGGATCATGGGTTTATGTAATGGATGAAAAGGATCTGAAGGAAGAATCACCGGTATCTGTTTCTGTTAACAGAACTTCCATCATGCTTGTTAAAAAGTCTGGGAAAATATACGCGGTTTCCAATAAATGCGCTCATATGGAATGTCCCCTTTCAAGAGGAACTCTTGATGGATATACAATCAAATGTCCCTGCCATGACTGGATATTTGATATCAGGACTGGCGAGTTTCTGGTGGCAAAGGAGATAAAAATCCCGGTTTTCAGATGCATGGTATCCAACCAGAAGATAATGATCGATATGGAAGGTGTAAAACTGTGA
- a CDS encoding thioredoxin domain-containing protein has product MRSGSSNKPNRLIHENSPYLLQHAYNPVDWYPWGKEAFQTARQKNIPVFLSIGYSTCHWCHVMEEESFEDPKIADMMNRTFICIKVDREERPDIDSMYMKICQQMTERCGWPMTVIMTPGKVPFFISTYVPKKSGLAGIGMADLIPQIAEIWKTRQDEIVNKTEEIKQRLNRITAAPEGAEYISPKDVIQKGYHLLAHYYDQNYGGFGRAPKFPAPHNIMFLLRHWNYTGNTDALKMAETTLTSMQLGGIFDHVGYGFHRYSTDEKWKLPHFEKMLNDQALLALAYTEAYQATGKKVYENTARKILRYVLRDMRSEKGGFYSAEDADSEGVEGKFYLWTEDEIRYILTPEEADLVCRVFNVKREGNFAEESTGKLTGNNILYMKGETSEIVEPTEKENEEIQKLLNQALDKLYEVRSARVHPLKDDKILTDWNGLMIAALAKASGAFQEPEYVEYAKTCTKFILDNMYDGSGKLLHRYHRENAGIDGFVDDYAAFVWGLIELYEATFEEKYLQKALEINDYFISHFQDEKGRGFYFTSNDRSGDLIVRSMEICDTSMPSGNSMAVLNILRLAKMTGDHNLESVASEAIRHLAAAISHNPISSTYLLSAFYFASEPGCEVVIAAEIDNAKDMIEALQTNFIPQCVYLLRPADSSESFTETIGYLKEMKGINGRPAAYVCRNYTCSSPVTDAVEMMDLIEYGKKNH; this is encoded by the coding sequence ATGAGATCCGGTAGCAGCAATAAGCCAAACAGGCTCATTCATGAGAACAGTCCGTACCTGCTCCAGCATGCCTATAATCCAGTTGACTGGTATCCATGGGGAAAAGAAGCATTTCAGACAGCCAGACAGAAGAACATTCCTGTCTTTCTTTCAATTGGATATTCTACATGCCACTGGTGCCATGTAATGGAAGAGGAGTCATTTGAAGACCCTAAAATCGCAGATATGATGAACAGGACCTTTATCTGCATAAAGGTGGACAGAGAAGAGAGGCCTGACATTGATAGTATGTACATGAAGATCTGCCAGCAGATGACAGAAAGATGTGGCTGGCCAATGACAGTAATAATGACCCCTGGAAAGGTACCATTTTTTATATCCACGTATGTTCCAAAAAAGAGCGGTCTTGCAGGAATAGGTATGGCTGATCTGATTCCACAGATAGCCGAGATCTGGAAGACACGCCAGGATGAAATTGTGAATAAGACCGAAGAGATCAAACAGAGACTGAATAGAATAACTGCAGCCCCTGAAGGAGCAGAATATATTTCACCCAAAGATGTCATTCAAAAGGGCTACCATTTACTTGCCCATTATTACGATCAAAATTATGGGGGATTTGGCAGGGCACCTAAATTCCCGGCTCCCCATAACATAATGTTCCTGCTTCGCCACTGGAATTACACCGGCAACACTGATGCTCTGAAAATGGCAGAAACGACCCTTACATCCATGCAGCTTGGAGGCATATTTGACCATGTAGGATATGGTTTTCACAGGTATTCAACCGATGAAAAATGGAAACTACCCCATTTTGAAAAAATGTTAAATGATCAGGCACTGCTCGCACTTGCATACACTGAAGCCTATCAGGCCACCGGAAAGAAAGTATATGAAAATACAGCCAGAAAGATCCTTAGATATGTCCTGAGGGACATGAGATCAGAGAAAGGTGGTTTCTATTCTGCAGAAGATGCAGATAGCGAAGGGGTGGAAGGCAAATTCTATCTATGGACAGAAGATGAAATCCGCTACATACTGACCCCAGAAGAGGCGGATCTGGTATGCAGGGTATTCAATGTGAAAAGGGAAGGAAACTTTGCAGAAGAATCTACCGGCAAACTTACAGGAAACAATATTCTCTATATGAAAGGTGAAACGTCAGAAATAGTTGAACCTACTGAAAAAGAAAATGAAGAGATACAAAAATTGCTTAATCAGGCCCTTGATAAGCTATATGAAGTACGTTCTGCCCGTGTACATCCACTTAAAGATGATAAAATATTAACCGACTGGAACGGGCTTATGATTGCAGCACTGGCAAAGGCCAGTGGAGCATTTCAGGAACCAGAGTATGTAGAATATGCAAAAACATGTACCAAATTCATTCTTGATAATATGTATGATGGATCCGGCAAGCTGTTACATAGATATCATCGGGAAAACGCTGGAATCGATGGATTTGTTGATGATTACGCTGCATTTGTCTGGGGCCTTATAGAGCTCTATGAAGCAACCTTTGAGGAAAAATATCTTCAGAAAGCCCTGGAAATCAATGATTATTTTATATCACATTTCCAGGATGAAAAGGGCAGAGGATTCTATTTTACATCTAATGACAGATCTGGAGACCTAATCGTGCGCAGCATGGAAATATGCGACACTTCCATGCCTTCAGGAAACTCTATGGCAGTTCTCAATATTCTAAGACTTGCAAAAATGACTGGCGATCATAATCTCGAATCAGTTGCCTCAGAGGCTATCAGACATCTGGCAGCTGCTATTTCTCATAATCCGATTTCTTCCACATATCTGCTTTCAGCCTTTTATTTTGCATCTGAACCCGGCTGCGAGGTTGTTATTGCAGCAGAGATAGATAATGCAAAAGATATGATCGAAGCATTACAGACAAATTTTATTCCACAATGTGTATATCTTCTCAGACCTGCAGATTCGTCGGAATCGTTCACCGAAACTATCGGATATTTGAAAGAAATGAAAGGTATCAATGGCAGACCTGCCGCATATGTATGCAGAAACTATACATGCAGTAGTCCAGTTACTGATGCTGTTGAGATGATGGACCTTATTGAATATGGAAAAAAGAACCATTAA
- the ribB gene encoding 3,4-dihydroxy-2-butanone-4-phosphate synthase — MNYDSFSENVKRALESLRQGKMILLFDMEGREEETDFAIPALSVNPSDVRVMRKDGGGLICVSVGPDASEKLGLVFMADMLRDAATVNPALAGIIEKSGDIEYDSRSSFSLWVNHRNTRTGIPDNDRALTISRIGEIVRDVMEGIDVKFGSEFRTPGHVALLRAAEDLLDDRCGQTELSVALTKMAGITPAMAICEMLDDHNGLALSKEDAIRYAEDNGLVFVEGKEILEAYRTWNRMQS, encoded by the coding sequence ATGAACTATGATAGTTTCAGTGAAAATGTTAAGAGAGCACTTGAGTCACTCAGACAAGGAAAGATGATTCTGCTATTTGATATGGAAGGGAGGGAGGAAGAAACTGATTTTGCAATACCTGCCCTTTCAGTAAATCCTTCTGATGTAAGAGTTATGCGCAAGGACGGAGGGGGGCTGATATGTGTTTCAGTAGGTCCGGATGCTTCTGAAAAGCTCGGGCTTGTATTTATGGCAGACATGCTGCGTGATGCTGCAACGGTCAATCCCGCACTTGCAGGAATTATTGAAAAAAGTGGTGACATAGAATATGATTCACGCTCATCTTTCTCTCTATGGGTAAACCACAGAAATACCCGGACAGGCATACCTGATAATGACCGGGCACTGACAATATCCCGAATTGGAGAAATTGTTCGTGATGTAATGGAAGGGATAGATGTTAAATTTGGTTCAGAGTTTAGAACCCCAGGCCATGTTGCATTACTGAGAGCTGCAGAGGATTTGCTGGATGATCGGTGCGGACAAACCGAACTATCTGTTGCACTTACAAAGATGGCAGGTATAACACCTGCAATGGCTATATGTGAGATGCTGGATGATCATAATGGCCTTGCCCTGTCAAAAGAAGATGCCATCCGGTATGCAGAGGATAATGGACTGGTGTTTGTTGAAGGCAAAGAGATACTCGAAGCCTACAGAACATGGAATAGAATGCAGTCCTGA